In Natronococcus occultus SP4, the following proteins share a genomic window:
- a CDS encoding metallophosphoesterase yields the protein MTDAVDVPFELDDRAVYFPRAETLVLADVHLGRAASSPVEAPLGEATDVAERLEALLAARNPETVVIAGDLLHSFSRIPRGVERSLAELVDRVEDAGASLAVTPGNHDAMLASAFDGETASSYRLADEETVVCHGHERPSGATTGTSRYVLGHEHPAIEIDGRKRPCFLYAPPTADRAGVLVLPAFTRLADGRTINRLRSTDLHSPLIENLEDCYPAVYDDSSGEALWFPPLGESRRFLD from the coding sequence ATGACCGACGCCGTCGATGTCCCCTTCGAACTCGACGACCGGGCGGTCTATTTCCCGCGCGCCGAGACGCTCGTCCTTGCCGACGTCCATCTCGGACGAGCGGCGTCCTCGCCGGTCGAGGCGCCACTTGGCGAGGCAACCGACGTCGCCGAACGGCTCGAGGCGCTGCTGGCCGCGCGGAACCCCGAGACGGTCGTGATCGCCGGCGATCTGTTACACTCGTTCTCCAGGATCCCCCGGGGCGTCGAGCGTTCGCTCGCCGAACTCGTCGACCGCGTCGAGGACGCCGGCGCGTCGCTCGCCGTCACGCCGGGCAACCACGACGCGATGCTCGCGTCGGCGTTCGACGGCGAGACAGCGTCGAGTTACCGGCTAGCGGACGAGGAGACGGTCGTCTGTCACGGCCACGAACGGCCGTCGGGGGCGACGACTGGGACGAGCCGGTACGTCCTCGGTCACGAGCATCCGGCGATCGAGATCGACGGCCGGAAGCGACCGTGCTTTCTGTACGCACCTCCGACGGCCGACCGGGCGGGGGTCCTGGTCCTCCCGGCGTTTACCCGCCTCGCGGATGGGCGGACGATCAATCGGCTCCGGTCGACGGATCTCCACTCGCCGCTGATCGAGAACCTCGAGGACTGCTATCCCGCCGTTTACGACGACTCGAGCGGCGAGGCGCTGTGGTTTCCGCCGCTCGGCGAGTCCCGTCGCTTCCTCGACTGA
- the artA gene encoding archaeosortase A, giving the protein MSPSVPSVDVPGVLASGPTFASTLQGVVPIDALAWIAIAAFGLALLGRRFDVAVPARPLAGVAWLLFGTYWLTMVPYYYVDAQSPLQTVLALAALPLCVYTGYLLWSGRESLFVLTKAVALMGLIYLPAETIPIVRQWLIETTAVQTHYGMELLGHSPGINEGVNGYESRFNFDSEETATGRTTYIVLACTGLGSMAIFGGLIAAVAAPLRRKLTAFALAIGVIWLLNLARNVFIGLATPHGWFQQDVVVSLMTTYMGAEETRVSYLVAHNYISQLLAVVALIGVTYLVVKILPEILDPLEEVLFVLTGTEYDLETALDADARTDGGSREP; this is encoded by the coding sequence ATGTCGCCCTCCGTGCCGTCGGTCGACGTTCCCGGAGTGCTGGCGAGCGGTCCGACGTTCGCGTCGACGCTGCAGGGTGTCGTGCCGATCGACGCGCTGGCCTGGATCGCGATCGCCGCCTTCGGCCTCGCCCTGCTCGGTCGCCGGTTCGACGTCGCCGTCCCCGCCCGCCCGCTTGCGGGCGTCGCCTGGCTCCTCTTTGGCACCTACTGGCTGACGATGGTGCCGTACTACTACGTCGACGCCCAGAGCCCCCTCCAGACCGTCCTGGCGCTTGCTGCCCTGCCGCTGTGTGTTTACACCGGCTACCTGCTGTGGAGCGGCCGGGAGTCGCTGTTCGTGCTGACAAAGGCCGTCGCCCTGATGGGCCTGATCTACCTGCCCGCGGAGACGATCCCGATCGTCCGCCAGTGGCTGATCGAGACCACCGCGGTCCAGACCCACTACGGGATGGAGCTGCTGGGTCACAGCCCGGGGATCAACGAGGGCGTGAACGGGTACGAGAGCCGCTTCAACTTCGACTCCGAGGAGACGGCGACGGGTCGAACCACCTACATCGTCCTCGCCTGCACCGGGCTCGGGAGCATGGCTATCTTCGGCGGGCTGATCGCCGCGGTGGCGGCTCCCCTCCGACGAAAGCTGACGGCCTTCGCGCTCGCGATCGGCGTCATCTGGCTGCTGAATCTCGCCCGGAACGTCTTCATCGGCCTGGCGACCCCCCACGGCTGGTTCCAGCAGGACGTCGTCGTCTCCCTGATGACGACCTACATGGGTGCCGAGGAGACCCGGGTCTCCTATCTGGTCGCGCACAACTACATCTCTCAGCTGCTGGCCGTCGTCGCCCTGATCGGCGTCACCTACCTCGTCGTCAAGATCCTTCCCGAGATCCTCGACCCCCTTGAGGAAGTGCTGTTCGTGCTGACCGGGACCGAATACGACCTCGAGACGGCCCTCGATGCGGACGCCCGGACCGACGGCGGTTCCCGGGAGCCATGA